A segment of the Aromatoleum aromaticum EbN1 genome:
CGCTTCCCCGCCTGGTCCCTGCTGTGCGCCGCGCTGCTTCCGTTTCACGCCGACGCGCAGGAGTCCTTTGCCCGTTGCCTCGAAGAGTTGCGCGGCATGGCTGCCACGCACGACATCGCACCGCCAACTTTCGAGCAACATGTGGCCAGGCTCGAACCGGACATGGCGGTGATCGGCTTGCTCGATTACCAGCCCGAATTCCGTACGCCGATCTGGGACTATCTGGCCGGGCTGGTGGACGACGAACGCGTCGCCGACGGCCGCGCGATGGCCGTCCAATGGGCCGGGACGCTGCAGGACATCGAGGCGCGATATGGTGTCGATCCGGCTACCGTGGTTGCAGTGTGGGGCGTCGAGAGCAACTTCGGACGCAATTTCGGCAAACGCCCGCTGCTCGTTTCGCTCGCGACCCTGTCCTGCTTCGGCCGGCGCCAGGACTACTTTCGCGGTGAATTTTTCACTGCGCTGAAAATCATCGAAGATGGCGACATCGCTGCGCAGCACCTCGCCGGCTCGTGGGCCGGGGCGTTCGGCCACACGCAGTTCATGCCTTCGACTTTCCGGCGCGTCGCGGTCGATTTCGACGGCGACGGCCGGCGCGACCTGATCGACAGCATTCCCGACGCGCTTGCCTCGACGGCGAACTTTCTGCGCAAGGCAGGCTGGCAGACAGGCCGGCCATGGGGTTTCGAAGTCGCTCTGCCGCCCGACTTCGATGCTGGACTTGCCGGGCGCCGCAACAAGCGGCCGCTGTCTGAATGGGTCGCACTGGGTGTGCGTCGTGCGGACGGAAGCGCGATCGAGCCGGGCGCCGAAGCCGCCGGCCTGCTGCTCCCCGCCGGCGAGCGGGGCCCGGCATTCCTCGTCCTGCGCAATTTCGATGCGCTGTACTCCTATAACGCGGCCGAAAGCTACGCACTCGCGATCGCGCATTTGTCCGATCGCCTGCGCGGCGGAGAGCCGTTCCGTGCGTCGTGGCCGACCGACGACCCGGGCCTGTCCCGCGTCGAGCGGCGCGAAGTGCAGACATTGTTGTCGCAGCTCGGCTACGACGCAGGAGAGGCCGACGGCGCGCTCGGTGCCCGTTCGCGCGCAGCGGTGCAGCAGTTCCAGCGCGGGCAGGGGCTCGAGCCCGACGGCCGCGCCGGTCGGCAGGTGCTCGAACTGCTGAGAAAGGCGTACGCTGAACGCTGACGACCGGCTATCGCATTCCTGCGAGCCTTTGCCGAAGAACTGGATGCCCCTCGTGAACAAAGCCTTTGTCACAGAAAACGACGGCGCCGACGATGACGACGAAGTACCCGTCGCGGTGCGCCTGCCGGCCGGCGCGAAAAACTACATGACGCGCCGTGGCTACGAGAGCCTGCGCCGCGAACTCGATCACCTCGTCCGCATCGAGCGGCCGAAGATGGTCGAAACCGTCGCCTGGGCGGCCTCGAACGGCGACCGCTCCGAGAATGGCGATTACATCTACGGCAAGAAGCGGCTGCGCGAGATCGACCGGCGCATCCGTTTCCTGATCAAGCGCATCGAAAGTGCCGAAGTCGTCGATCCCGCCGACCAGCGGGAAATCGACCAGGTGTTTTTCGGCGCCACCGTCAGCATCGTCGACGTCGACAGTGACGACGACAGCGAGCAGATCTGGCAGATCGTCGGCGTCGACGAGGCCGATGCCGGCGCTGGCCGGATCAGCTGGATCTCGCCGCTGGCACGGGCACTGCTCAAGGCGCGCGAAGGCGACGTCGTGCGTTTCATGAGTCCGGCCGGGCCGCGCGAAATCGAAGTGGTCGAGATCCGCTACGTCTGATCTCGCGCGGGGGCTTGAAATCCGGGGTCTCCGCTCCCATCTGCTGCGCGTTAATCAGCAGATGGAGTCCACGCAATGACCACCGAGCACGCCGCAGGCGCTCAGACCCTCAATTTCCAGGCCGAGGTGAAGCAGCTGCTTCACCTGATGATCCACTCGCTGTATTCGAATCGCGAGATATTCCTGCGCGAACTGGTTTCCAACGCGTCGGATGCATGCGACAAGCTGCGTTTCGAAGCGCTCGACAAGCCGGAGCTGTTCGAAGGCGATAGCGAGCTGGCGATCCGCGTCGGCTTCGACAGCGAGGCGAAGACCGTCACCGTCTCGGACAACGGCATCGGCATGAGCCGCGATGAAGTGATCACCCACCTCGGCACGATCGCCAAGTCCGGGACCAAG
Coding sequences within it:
- a CDS encoding lytic murein transglycosylase, encoding MISRRFPAWSLLCAALLPFHADAQESFARCLEELRGMAATHDIAPPTFEQHVARLEPDMAVIGLLDYQPEFRTPIWDYLAGLVDDERVADGRAMAVQWAGTLQDIEARYGVDPATVVAVWGVESNFGRNFGKRPLLVSLATLSCFGRRQDYFRGEFFTALKIIEDGDIAAQHLAGSWAGAFGHTQFMPSTFRRVAVDFDGDGRRDLIDSIPDALASTANFLRKAGWQTGRPWGFEVALPPDFDAGLAGRRNKRPLSEWVALGVRRADGSAIEPGAEAAGLLLPAGERGPAFLVLRNFDALYSYNAAESYALAIAHLSDRLRGGEPFRASWPTDDPGLSRVERREVQTLLSQLGYDAGEADGALGARSRAAVQQFQRGQGLEPDGRAGRQVLELLRKAYAER
- the greB gene encoding transcription elongation factor GreB yields the protein MNKAFVTENDGADDDDEVPVAVRLPAGAKNYMTRRGYESLRRELDHLVRIERPKMVETVAWAASNGDRSENGDYIYGKKRLREIDRRIRFLIKRIESAEVVDPADQREIDQVFFGATVSIVDVDSDDDSEQIWQIVGVDEADAGAGRISWISPLARALLKAREGDVVRFMSPAGPREIEVVEIRYV